In Mesotoga infera, the DNA window CTTAAGTACGAGTTGATTGAACTCAGATGAGACAAAGGTTAATTATAACATCTCTTTAACCGCGACAAATCGACAGATAAGTATAATTAAACGACATAAAAAAAAACAGTACCTGAATGGAGGTAATTCCCAGTGGAGAAAAACTTTGTGAAGAAAGAAGAGAATGTTGAAACCTTTCTTTTTTCCTTTGGTTCGGAAGAGGTTAGGAAGGCAGAAATGGACGTTGGAAGATACGTGAATCAGCAGTACACAATACCGGGCTTCAGGAAGGGAAAGGTGCCTCTGAACATAGTGAGAAACTTCCTTGCAGAGAGCTTTGAAGAGATGGTTCTTGAAGTCCTCTCAGATAGAATCGAGGAAGAACTGAAGGAAGAGAAAATCCTAATCCCAGCAGTTATTACTGATCAGAAGATGGAGGGAGAAGGTGCAAGAATCGAAGTGAAGCTTCACAGAGATCCGGAAGTCAAGATTCTCGACTATGAAAACCTTGATCTCAAAGTCCCAAAGAAGGATGAAGTAGTACTCAATTATGTGAACAATAGGCTGGAAGAACTTAGAAACGAACACGCTATAGTGGAGCCAAAAGAGGGGCCGGTTAGAAATGGCGACATAGTCAAGATAGAATACACAATAATTAAAGACGGCAAGAAAATTGCTGAAAACAAAGTTCAGGAGCTGACAATTGCTCCCGAAGACGACAGGCCGATTGTCAAAAATGTGATTGGTAAGGCAAAGGGTGACGTGGTTGAATTTGACAGAACATTCGAAGACTCTGACAATGAATACTTCTATTCGGTTAAAATATTGGATGTTCTCAGCAAGAGTCCATTAGATCTTGACGATGAATTCGCGAAGACTGTGAACGCCGAGGCCAACTCTCTCGAAGAGCTCAAACGGATTGTCGAGAAGGAGGGAGTGGAGTCCTTCTTGAACTGGCAGAAGGACTTTTTGAGACAGCAGGCTATGGACAAGATCAACGATCTGGTTGAAATAGAAATCTCTGACTCAACGCTCGATTATTTCGTTCAGAGGACTATAGAAAACTCGAAGAAAGAGAAGAGCTATGATAACTACTTGAAACAGGCCGGAAGCGAAGAAAAGCTTCTAGAAAACTTCAGAAGTGGTGTCTTTGATGAGATAAAGAAATCAAGATTCATTGACGAAATCGCTTCGAAGGAAGGCTTCAAAGCCGAACAAGAGGAAATTGAAGCTTATGCGGAGGAAATGGCACCGTACTGGGGCATATCTGCCGACAGAGCAAGAGAGATGGTTGCTTCTCGTGAAGACATCAAGGAAGACATCATTTCAACCATAATTAGAAATAAAGTTCTTGATTCAGTAATTGAGCGCGCTGCAATCAGTGAAATGGAACCATCAACTGAAAAAGAAGAGAAAGATGGTGAAAGCAGTTCCGGAGAGGATTCTTCTCAGCAATAGGCAGTTAGCTCTTTTGTGATTTGTGATCTGTCTTGCACGAAACGTCTTGGCGAGTCAAAAGAGGGGGTTGATATGAAGAAAAGAGTAGTTCTAATGTCGGTGGCTGCAGCCTCTGCGGTTGCACTGTTTTTCTTTTTGAGAGCAGTATTCAGCGGCGAACTGATACTAAATCCCATTATTGTGGAAAGTCTTGGCCCCTTTTCAATCAGATGGTATGGAGTGATGATTGCTGCAGGAATAATCGTTGCATATGTTCTAGGAAGGCATCAGGGCCTCAAAGAAGGAATTAAGGAAGATTACATGATTGAAGGAGTCTTCATTGGCATAATCTTCGGGGTGTTGGGCGCCAGAATCTACTATGTCGTCTTCAACTATGAGATATACAAAGGGGATTTCTGGAGCATTTTCAGAACCTGGGACGGAGGACTAGCAATTCATGGGGCTTTTTTCGCAGCTCTAATCGTCACGTTCCTTTACGTCAAGCTGAGAAAAAAGGCTGAACTGAGATTTCTTCAGGTTACAGATATCTTCACGGCCGTGTTGCCACTAGCTCAGGCCATAGGTCGCTGGGGAAATTTCCTCAATT includes these proteins:
- a CDS encoding trigger factor, which translates into the protein MEKNFVKKEENVETFLFSFGSEEVRKAEMDVGRYVNQQYTIPGFRKGKVPLNIVRNFLAESFEEMVLEVLSDRIEEELKEEKILIPAVITDQKMEGEGARIEVKLHRDPEVKILDYENLDLKVPKKDEVVLNYVNNRLEELRNEHAIVEPKEGPVRNGDIVKIEYTIIKDGKKIAENKVQELTIAPEDDRPIVKNVIGKAKGDVVEFDRTFEDSDNEYFYSVKILDVLSKSPLDLDDEFAKTVNAEANSLEELKRIVEKEGVESFLNWQKDFLRQQAMDKINDLVEIEISDSTLDYFVQRTIENSKKEKSYDNYLKQAGSEEKLLENFRSGVFDEIKKSRFIDEIASKEGFKAEQEEIEAYAEEMAPYWGISADRAREMVASREDIKEDIISTIIRNKVLDSVIERAAISEMEPSTEKEEKDGESSSGEDSSQQ
- the lgt gene encoding prolipoprotein diacylglyceryl transferase → MKKRVVLMSVAAASAVALFFFLRAVFSGELILNPIIVESLGPFSIRWYGVMIAAGIIVAYVLGRHQGLKEGIKEDYMIEGVFIGIIFGVLGARIYYVVFNYEIYKGDFWSIFRTWDGGLAIHGAFFAALIVTFLYVKLRKKAELRFLQVTDIFTAVLPLAQAIGRWGNFLNYEAYGSPTNLPWRMFVPLRYRMPGYSGYEYFHPTFLYESLANVVIFSFLYWYLGKRRNFGEVTALYMIFYSIVRFFVEGLRLDSLYIGKTDVRTAQVVSVVLLFAGIALFILSRHKGKPVKKAS